A region of Maridesulfovibrio sp. DNA encodes the following proteins:
- a CDS encoding AAA family ATPase, producing MSHSGAASSKGDHYQRRIALHWLVRMISDNSIDYIQAESTGIPGSDSPVDVDDVVVSYHGGKKLFIQAKKSQTNHAVWKIDDSKLVPELKKAKRQLENEPESLVYFYSQTPFGDLKKLSERRPEYLSYKYFYDNAPNTLKTPLAKLAEVLTVSEEEAFEIVFKLKFGPCHTFEDWDDLNLQAIDRVLPNKSVAMRVLETMIGDHEAGLRDSKVTITREDALCKLVEYGIAPTPKRDIKELSKELERASAIGRQWTRDIAGETIDRPELPEIVDLLESGEESILLVDGPGSGKTCLLLDLADHIEQNKNWHLLFIKGDLFSKCESEDDFVKNGLPDDLVGVCARLAEDKKVVIVLDSLDVLSLGRNHTSLKYFLSILDRLSKVSHVSVVAACREFDLNYDPHLRGRKWGRKIPIKALDIDSVVKPLLAKTGGDVSDLPEELLGLLQNPQNLSLYCKISSVRHDAHPKTAWQLYDCFVDEVVRKDVLLGESAIDFLEEQASKMMSERRDSLLYGEIRIPAEMLQRLVSQGILFERAGRYSFAHQTLMENFIVHDVLKRNLSLRDFILSHPPLPFIRPTVRVLFFHLENQDQRKFVRQVREVVSSDEVAMHLKRLVAESLGEVQPGSALWPLVRFLFNQDATLFKRFLWRTSHPDWFLFFEENLFSLIQSQSDESWHKEYIFKIQKWMNAFPDAVVQHWLRIVRDPALADSFRWEITRALIEFAHWKTDGLYEVFSYLVNAEQDEYPLIGGPLSKFIAATGEGDDLLWLLITSKSGSDESDLKKKLLCSKNVFVKDDFLVKRFGKSNLLLENALELFSMICSECRFKYNEGRFLTDFISDSSYRFKLGDERRYSSDFNVFLDCIEYGLISNCRVNSDWWRDRSHSLYLSTEFSVVYFLINACCENPKFNVDLIGKIVTDSEVFKHRRSIGPSLGKLINTAYPFLSVEVHDLNQNCILSLYDDEEKTDDYKNGYKFDLLQWIPSMYRTVEAQKFMDNMLEKNWLPDRKTYSSIRAGRVKSPWPLAEINKLSKEGFFSLLKHFDSHSDNWEEDLDGDLRGGREQLERAVYQGAVNDPTKYMSFVDDIINANVGVKYHCEILSGVVDHLDHRFGNLNLSNSWNPVEPFPDGKEVARLLLDTVHKGGKLWDDPSCVADVVRVVSNVFEDESPLSELTDILIKLDKLNEDDNIDESSRKRTQGHLLQSIVAVLAQNYKVHESGSEVLKDIACHRSIGLNSYSKSYVLSRLPYIIHHDSNLGWIIFDNIFLEIDDDGISFVEAVLYNNYSRNYPKVKEYLDCFVDNHIEGAYESWGRISSLAYLSGHVSWDSLCLHIEQLGKDCATGCAQVFATNIDKKECMEMCDKGLQYLLLKEVVSDDVVNKAARIFEKNTVISDELIYAFLDAVSKTKSRIGVRRFNDWLAQRAAMNPCWAIAPCERLADVCLSKTDSYFYMSGRESLICTLTEILREADESDDEELIERVLNVQDRFLDLGITDIEKIYTDYN from the coding sequence ATGAGTCACAGCGGAGCCGCTTCCTCTAAAGGGGATCACTACCAGCGTAGAATAGCTCTTCATTGGCTTGTCAGGATGATAAGCGATAATTCTATTGATTATATTCAGGCAGAATCGACTGGAATTCCGGGGTCTGATAGTCCGGTGGATGTTGATGATGTTGTAGTTAGCTATCACGGTGGTAAGAAGCTGTTTATCCAAGCTAAAAAGAGTCAAACTAACCATGCAGTGTGGAAGATTGATGATTCAAAGCTTGTTCCTGAGTTGAAGAAAGCTAAAAGACAGCTTGAAAATGAGCCTGAATCTTTAGTTTATTTTTATTCCCAAACTCCTTTTGGTGACCTCAAAAAATTATCTGAAAGAAGACCTGAGTACCTTTCATATAAATACTTTTATGATAATGCTCCCAACACTCTGAAAACTCCATTAGCTAAGCTTGCCGAAGTATTAACTGTTTCGGAAGAGGAGGCTTTCGAAATTGTTTTCAAGCTGAAGTTTGGGCCTTGTCATACCTTTGAGGACTGGGACGATTTAAATCTTCAGGCTATCGATCGTGTTTTGCCAAATAAGTCAGTTGCAATGAGGGTCTTGGAAACAATGATTGGTGATCATGAAGCCGGTCTAAGGGATTCGAAAGTGACTATCACTAGAGAAGATGCCCTATGCAAATTGGTTGAATATGGTATCGCTCCTACCCCGAAAAGAGATATTAAAGAGCTTAGCAAAGAACTTGAGAGAGCTTCTGCGATAGGTCGCCAATGGACGAGGGATATTGCAGGAGAAACCATAGATAGGCCAGAGCTGCCAGAGATTGTAGACTTACTGGAAAGCGGAGAAGAATCTATCTTGCTGGTTGACGGTCCGGGTAGTGGCAAGACCTGTCTGCTTTTAGATTTAGCTGATCATATAGAACAAAATAAAAACTGGCACCTTCTGTTTATTAAAGGGGATTTGTTCTCAAAGTGTGAAAGCGAGGATGATTTCGTAAAGAATGGACTTCCTGATGATCTGGTTGGTGTTTGCGCAAGGCTTGCAGAAGATAAGAAGGTCGTAATTGTGCTTGATTCTCTGGATGTGTTGTCACTTGGACGAAATCATACTTCCCTAAAATATTTCTTATCTATTTTAGACCGCCTCTCCAAGGTTAGTCATGTTTCAGTTGTTGCTGCCTGCCGAGAATTTGACCTCAATTATGACCCCCATCTTAGAGGGCGTAAATGGGGGCGTAAAATTCCTATTAAGGCTCTTGATATTGATAGTGTGGTTAAACCCTTGCTGGCAAAGACTGGCGGTGATGTTTCTGATCTACCAGAAGAGCTGCTTGGTTTATTGCAAAACCCACAAAATTTATCCCTGTATTGTAAAATATCATCTGTACGTCATGACGCGCATCCAAAGACAGCATGGCAATTGTATGATTGTTTCGTTGATGAGGTCGTCAGAAAAGATGTTCTTCTAGGAGAGAGTGCGATTGACTTTTTGGAAGAGCAAGCTTCAAAAATGATGTCGGAGCGTCGAGATTCTTTGCTGTACGGTGAAATAAGAATACCAGCCGAAATGTTACAACGGCTCGTTAGTCAAGGAATCTTATTTGAGCGGGCTGGTCGTTACAGCTTTGCCCACCAAACTTTGATGGAAAATTTCATTGTTCATGATGTTTTGAAAAGGAACCTTTCACTGCGTGATTTTATTCTGTCTCATCCCCCACTTCCTTTTATACGTCCTACAGTTAGAGTTTTGTTTTTTCATTTGGAAAACCAAGATCAAAGAAAGTTTGTAAGACAAGTAAGAGAAGTTGTTAGCAGTGATGAAGTTGCCATGCATTTAAAGCGATTGGTCGCAGAGTCATTGGGAGAGGTGCAGCCTGGTTCCGCACTGTGGCCTTTAGTGCGGTTCCTTTTTAATCAGGATGCTACCTTATTTAAGCGTTTTTTATGGAGAACATCTCATCCAGATTGGTTTTTGTTTTTTGAGGAAAATTTATTTTCATTGATTCAAAGCCAGTCTGATGAATCTTGGCACAAAGAGTACATCTTTAAAATTCAAAAATGGATGAATGCGTTTCCCGATGCTGTTGTTCAGCATTGGTTGAGAATAGTAAGGGATCCTGCATTAGCAGATAGTTTTAGATGGGAGATAACTCGTGCCCTAATAGAATTTGCTCATTGGAAGACTGATGGTTTGTATGAGGTCTTTTCATATTTAGTTAATGCTGAGCAAGACGAATATCCATTGATTGGTGGGCCATTAAGTAAATTTATTGCAGCTACAGGAGAGGGAGATGATCTTCTGTGGCTTTTAATAACAAGCAAATCAGGTTCTGATGAATCTGATCTTAAGAAAAAACTATTATGTTCAAAGAATGTTTTTGTTAAAGACGATTTCCTAGTAAAACGTTTTGGAAAGTCTAATCTTTTATTAGAAAATGCTTTAGAGCTGTTTAGTATGATTTGTTCTGAATGTCGATTTAAATATAACGAAGGGAGATTTTTAACTGATTTTATATCTGACAGTTCATATAGATTTAAGCTTGGTGATGAAAGAAGATATTCTTCTGATTTTAACGTCTTTTTGGATTGTATTGAATATGGACTGATCAGTAATTGTAGAGTTAACAGTGATTGGTGGCGAGATCGTTCGCATTCACTGTATTTAAGTACTGAATTTTCTGTTGTGTATTTTTTAATTAATGCTTGTTGTGAAAATCCAAAGTTCAATGTTGACCTTATAGGTAAGATAGTTACCGATTCAGAAGTTTTTAAACATAGACGTAGTATCGGCCCTTCTTTGGGCAAACTTATAAATACAGCGTATCCATTTCTCTCAGTGGAAGTTCATGATCTAAATCAAAATTGCATTTTGTCTTTGTATGATGATGAAGAGAAGACTGACGATTATAAAAATGGTTATAAATTTGATTTATTACAATGGATACCATCCATGTATCGGACTGTTGAAGCTCAGAAATTTATGGATAATATGCTAGAAAAAAACTGGCTTCCGGATCGAAAAACATATTCTTCAATTAGAGCGGGTAGAGTGAAGTCTCCTTGGCCTTTGGCTGAAATAAATAAGCTTTCAAAGGAAGGTTTTTTTAGTCTCTTAAAACATTTTGATAGTCACTCTGATAATTGGGAGGAAGATTTAGATGGAGATTTGAGAGGAGGGCGAGAGCAGCTAGAGCGTGCAGTTTATCAAGGGGCTGTGAATGATCCAACAAAGTATATGTCGTTTGTTGATGACATCATAAATGCTAACGTAGGTGTGAAATATCACTGTGAGATTCTGTCCGGTGTTGTTGACCATCTTGATCATCGTTTTGGTAACTTGAACTTAAGTAATAGCTGGAATCCAGTGGAGCCGTTTCCTGATGGCAAAGAGGTTGCGCGGCTTCTTTTGGATACTGTTCACAAGGGAGGGAAGCTTTGGGATGATCCTTCTTGCGTTGCAGATGTTGTTCGAGTTGTTTCAAATGTTTTTGAAGACGAAAGCCCTTTAAGTGAGTTAACGGATATTCTCATTAAGTTAGATAAGTTGAATGAAGATGATAACATTGATGAGTCAAGCAGAAAACGTACACAAGGCCATCTTCTTCAATCTATTGTTGCTGTTTTGGCGCAAAATTATAAGGTGCACGAGAGTGGGAGTGAAGTTTTAAAAGATATTGCATGTCATAGATCTATTGGATTGAATTCTTATTCAAAGAGTTATGTGCTGTCTAGACTGCCATACATAATACACCATGACAGCAATTTGGGTTGGATAATTTTTGATAATATTTTTCTCGAAATTGACGATGACGGCATATCGTTCGTAGAAGCAGTTTTGTATAATAATTACAGTAGAAATTACCCAAAAGTTAAAGAATATCTAGATTGCTTTGTGGATAATCATATTGAAGGAGCCTATGAGTCATGGGGGAGGATTAGCTCTCTTGCATATTTATCTGGTCATGTCTCTTGGGATTCTCTCTGTTTGCATATTGAGCAATTGGGAAAAGATTGTGCAACTGGGTGTGCGCAGGTTTTTGCAACAAATATAGATAAGAAAGAATGTATGGAAATGTGCGATAAGGGCTTGCAATATTTACTTCTTAAAGAAGTAGTTTCGGATGATGTTGTAAACAAGGCTGCAAGAATTTTCGAAAAAAATACTGTGATTTCTGATGAGTTAATTTATGCCTTTTTGGATGCCGTTTCTAAGACTAAAAGCCGTATTGGCGTAAGAAGATTTAATGATTGGCTTGCACAACGTGCTGCTATGAATCCATGCTGGGCAATTGCTCCGTGTGAGAGACTTGCTGATGTTTGCCTCTCTAAGACTGACTCTTATTTTTATATGTCAGGTCGCGAGTCCCTTATCTGCACTTTGACAGAAATTCTTCGTGAAGCTGACGAAAGTGATGACGAAGAACTGATTGAGCGTGTTTTAAATGTCCAGGATCGGTTTCTTGATCTTGGTATAACTGACATAGAGAAAATATACACAGATTATAATTAG
- a CDS encoding VPA1262 family N-terminal domain-containing protein, whose translation MVTKVSDDILECYFPLSQIVGDEFFSAFDDGVITLEILDDCLGKEHCKFMQSSIQPALGSSTAKVDSYYTMNVVGHDFLKNEIQSIFKHFQSSLPFAEPQKYMHRLGAFDIIHMPIYAEDDIPPFRFRLSGLNTKDFLVTVRNEFKILRRQDYAQSNHIAHVQLFSGETITSDSMMFLPAGTEVFGPVEVSNEFDRTKVWLFNEEGELVHSDDLYWLNTIVLSSSLSGAKVAIKDKLTKSVEGTGDKHRQKKITNVQASSKADNSEIGFHSNKDFNNYRREMLDRGKVLFESPSSDRWFPKGPLGSCDSILYIKLLLERGIEQAWVVDPFFDKKALEAIVLRISKRDLTLTIITNLHSVDPENGELVGEEGPSLVNDLEQFAVKIKPFIHCHLKIINLLKSQNSPRQAFHDRYLCLKSNAGEFSVYLLSNSLNSFMGEYPFCMSRVGGDAARDLQEYTLTLADKIDPVSNKELYCNMEWDSHA comes from the coding sequence ATGGTCACCAAGGTTAGTGATGATATTTTGGAGTGTTACTTTCCCTTGTCTCAGATAGTGGGGGATGAGTTTTTTTCGGCTTTTGATGATGGGGTAATCACTCTTGAAATTTTGGATGATTGTCTTGGCAAAGAGCATTGTAAGTTCATGCAGTCATCTATCCAGCCTGCGTTAGGCTCCTCCACAGCTAAAGTTGATTCATACTACACCATGAATGTCGTAGGGCATGACTTTTTAAAAAATGAAATTCAAAGTATTTTCAAACACTTTCAAAGTAGCCTCCCTTTTGCTGAGCCACAGAAATACATGCATCGCCTTGGTGCTTTTGATATTATCCATATGCCGATCTATGCAGAGGATGATATTCCGCCTTTTCGTTTTAGGCTTTCTGGGTTGAATACAAAGGATTTCCTAGTAACGGTCAGAAATGAATTTAAAATTTTACGGCGTCAGGATTATGCTCAGTCAAATCATATAGCTCATGTTCAACTTTTTTCTGGTGAGACCATCACGAGTGATTCAATGATGTTTCTTCCTGCCGGGACAGAAGTTTTTGGTCCCGTTGAAGTTTCAAATGAGTTCGATCGAACAAAAGTATGGCTTTTTAACGAAGAAGGTGAACTTGTTCACAGTGATGATCTTTATTGGTTAAACACGATAGTGCTGAGTTCCTCATTAAGTGGGGCGAAAGTTGCTATTAAGGATAAGCTAACCAAAAGTGTAGAAGGCACAGGCGATAAGCATAGGCAGAAGAAGATTACAAATGTGCAAGCCAGTTCTAAAGCTGACAACTCTGAAATTGGGTTTCATTCCAATAAAGATTTTAATAACTATCGGCGAGAGATGTTGGATAGGGGAAAAGTCTTATTTGAAAGCCCTTCTAGTGACAGGTGGTTCCCCAAAGGGCCGTTGGGGTCGTGTGATTCCATTCTATATATAAAGTTATTACTGGAGAGGGGGATTGAGCAAGCTTGGGTTGTAGATCCATTCTTCGATAAGAAAGCCTTAGAAGCAATTGTTCTCAGAATTTCCAAAAGAGACTTAACACTTACAATTATTACAAATCTTCATAGTGTCGACCCTGAAAATGGGGAATTGGTTGGCGAAGAGGGGCCTTCCCTTGTGAATGATTTGGAGCAGTTTGCAGTAAAGATAAAACCATTCATCCATTGTCATCTTAAAATTATCAATCTGTTGAAAAGTCAAAATTCACCACGGCAAGCCTTTCACGATAGGTATCTCTGTTTAAAGTCCAATGCAGGTGAGTTCTCTGTCTATTTATTGTCCAATAGTCTGAATAGCTTCATGGGTGAATATCCATTTTGTATGAGCCGTGTCGGTGGTGATGCTGCAAGAGATCTTCAAGAATATACACTCACGTTGGCTGACAAGATAGACCCTGTTTCGAATAAGGAACTGTATTGCAATATGGAGTGGGATAGCCATGCATAG
- a CDS encoding AAA family ATPase yields the protein MAIKKVVIENFKSYKERFELELNDGLNVIVGDNEAGKSTILEAINLALTGQLNGRYVKNELSQYLFNLVAVKEYCDGLKAGRNPAPPLLLIELYLTDYQDFRGSNNSEKSDSCGISFSIEFDDSYASAYEKLCGSGEIKSLPVEYYKVVWRSFALSSVIPRLIPLKSSFINSSETRFNNGSDIYLSRIIKDSLEDEQKVDLAQCYRKMVEVFADQEAVKSINENIAKQAEISSKPVQLSVEIANINAWEKIITTYLDSIPFQQIGRGEQCIVKTNLALTHRRSEIANLVLIEEPENHLSHSNLNRLLKYIGDKCSGKQIILSTHSSFVANKLGLNDLILLNKQQTTAFKDLSNETYEFFAKLPGYDTLRLLLSEKVILVEGDCDELVVQKIYSQQHGGNLPIQDGVDVISVGLSYKRFMELAGKIDKKVAALRDNDGNIESIRENNEEYLEDKNERQVLFYDLVVHEYEGALPKYNYNTLEPCLLRSNNIRVLNSIFGTDYEDEDEDGILKFMKNNKTKCALKIFETEVDFNAPEYIQRALEFIDA from the coding sequence TTGGCTATTAAAAAGGTCGTGATCGAAAATTTTAAATCATATAAAGAGCGATTTGAGCTTGAACTTAACGATGGTCTTAATGTCATCGTAGGTGACAATGAAGCTGGGAAATCAACAATTTTAGAAGCTATTAACTTGGCTCTTACCGGACAGCTAAATGGTCGCTATGTGAAAAATGAGTTATCTCAATACCTATTCAATCTTGTTGCGGTAAAGGAATACTGTGATGGTCTTAAAGCAGGGCGCAATCCAGCTCCTCCTTTACTCCTCATTGAGCTATATCTCACTGATTATCAAGATTTTAGAGGGTCGAATAATAGTGAGAAGAGTGATAGTTGTGGAATTTCTTTCTCTATTGAGTTCGACGATAGTTACGCTTCGGCATATGAAAAGCTCTGTGGCTCAGGAGAAATTAAAAGTTTGCCTGTTGAGTATTATAAGGTTGTTTGGAGGTCGTTTGCTCTTAGTAGCGTTATTCCAAGGTTGATTCCGTTGAAGTCCTCTTTCATTAATTCTTCGGAAACTAGGTTTAATAATGGTTCTGATATATACCTTTCTAGAATAATAAAGGATTCGCTTGAGGATGAGCAAAAAGTTGATCTTGCCCAATGTTATAGGAAGATGGTCGAAGTTTTTGCCGATCAGGAAGCAGTAAAATCAATCAATGAAAATATTGCCAAGCAGGCTGAGATATCGTCGAAGCCAGTGCAGCTTTCTGTCGAGATTGCAAATATCAATGCTTGGGAAAAGATTATCACAACTTATCTCGACTCTATTCCATTTCAGCAAATTGGCCGTGGGGAGCAATGCATTGTTAAGACCAATTTAGCTTTGACCCATCGAAGGTCTGAAATTGCTAACTTGGTATTGATTGAGGAGCCTGAAAACCATTTGTCACATAGCAATCTCAATAGACTACTTAAGTATATAGGTGATAAATGCTCAGGGAAACAAATAATCCTTTCTACCCATAGTAGTTTTGTGGCGAATAAGCTTGGCCTCAATGATTTGATCTTACTAAATAAGCAGCAAACTACGGCGTTTAAAGATCTCAGCAATGAAACGTATGAGTTTTTTGCGAAGTTGCCCGGCTATGACACCTTGCGATTGTTATTGTCTGAAAAGGTTATTTTAGTTGAGGGGGATTGCGATGAACTTGTTGTACAAAAAATTTATAGCCAGCAGCATGGCGGGAACCTTCCAATACAAGATGGGGTTGATGTGATTTCGGTTGGTCTTTCATATAAAAGATTTATGGAGCTTGCCGGAAAGATTGATAAAAAGGTCGCTGCCCTAAGGGATAATGATGGAAACATCGAATCTATTCGTGAAAATAATGAAGAGTATCTTGAAGATAAAAATGAAAGGCAAGTTTTGTTCTATGATCTTGTAGTTCATGAATATGAAGGGGCGTTGCCCAAGTATAATTATAACACGCTTGAGCCATGCCTCTTAAGGTCTAATAATATTAGAGTTCTTAACTCTATATTCGGAACTGACTACGAAGACGAAGACGAAGACGGCATATTGAAGTTCATGAAAAACAACAAAACGAAGTGTGCGCTGAAAATATTTGAAACAGAAGTTGATTTCAATGCTCCTGAATATATTCAAAGAGCCTTGGAGTTTATTGATGCCTAA
- a CDS encoding UvrD-helicase domain-containing protein yields the protein MPKSKCIIAAAGSGKTTYLVKKALEADRDERVLITTYTRENEAEIRNKFIKKNKSIPGNVTIQTWWSFLLEHGVRPFQNLITDKAIKGLRLTANRSGFRYKTRGRPVYWGQKNVEPFYFNGARQIYSDKISIFVMESNRLTKGAVVDRISKIYRHIFVDEVQDLAGYDLDILHALMKEISVVLVGDPRQVTYHTHHSAKHKQYKDGLIDQFVNDKCDKVCEVDAETLSNSYRCHEEICTYSSSLFPDLPKVSSLSDLVTSHDGVFFIPTDKLDGYLAHYEPMQLRYDRRTPVNANYPACNFGRSKGLTFSRVVIYPTDSIKKHIKGEEVLPGSTFCKFYVALTRARHSSMIVWDNPPEVEGISKYPF from the coding sequence ATGCCTAAAAGTAAGTGTATAATAGCGGCTGCTGGGTCAGGAAAAACGACTTACCTTGTCAAAAAGGCTTTAGAAGCGGATAGAGATGAAAGGGTGCTTATTACTACATACACACGTGAGAATGAAGCTGAAATACGTAATAAGTTTATAAAAAAGAATAAATCCATACCCGGTAATGTAACCATACAAACTTGGTGGTCATTTTTACTAGAGCATGGTGTCAGGCCATTTCAAAATTTAATCACAGACAAGGCCATAAAAGGATTAAGGCTCACTGCCAATAGGTCTGGGTTTAGATATAAAACTCGAGGTCGTCCTGTGTATTGGGGACAAAAAAATGTCGAACCTTTTTATTTTAATGGTGCTAGGCAGATCTACTCCGATAAGATCTCGATATTTGTAATGGAATCTAACCGGTTGACAAAAGGGGCAGTTGTAGATCGCATTTCTAAGATTTATAGACATATCTTTGTTGATGAAGTTCAGGATTTAGCTGGATATGATTTAGATATATTGCACGCTTTAATGAAGGAAATAAGTGTGGTTTTGGTTGGTGATCCCCGGCAAGTGACATATCATACCCATCACTCCGCTAAACATAAGCAATATAAAGATGGTTTGATTGATCAATTTGTGAACGATAAGTGCGATAAAGTATGTGAAGTTGATGCTGAGACTTTGAGCAATTCATATCGATGTCATGAAGAAATTTGCACCTACTCAAGTTCTTTGTTTCCAGACCTTCCGAAGGTCAGCTCGCTCTCTGATCTGGTCACTTCTCATGATGGTGTTTTTTTTATTCCAACTGATAAGTTAGACGGCTACTTAGCACACTACGAACCTATGCAGTTAAGGTATGATAGGAGGACCCCTGTTAATGCTAACTATCCGGCATGTAACTTTGGGAGATCCAAAGGCTTAACTTTTTCAAGAGTCGTAATTTATCCGACTGACTCCATTAAAAAGCATATCAAAGGTGAGGAGGTGTTGCCGGGCAGCACTTTTTGTAAATTTTATGTCGCTTTGACTAGGGCTAGGCATAGTTCCATGATCGTTTGGGATAATCCACCTGAGGTGGAAGGTATCTCTAAGTACCCATTTTAG
- a CDS encoding IS481 family transposase — protein MSSFNQNIIKHKIGLLNLAEELGNVSRACKLMGFSRDTFYRYHSAKEEGGVEALFDKSRRKPNLKNRVDQAIEDAVVVYATDFPAHGQTRTSNELRKLGVFVSPSGVRSIWLRHNLHNFKLRLTALEKISAEQGVVLTEAQVQALEKKKDDDLACGEIETAHPGYLGSQDTFYVGTIKGVGRIYQQTFVDTYSKWAAAKLYTTKTPITAADMLNDKVLPFFAEQEMGILRMLTDRGTEYCGCVEKHDYELFLGICGIEHTKTKARHPQTNGICERFHKTILDEFYRVTFRRKIYTSQEELQTDLDIWIDEYNTQRSHQGKMCCGRTPLATMLDGKELWNDKVLSLN, from the coding sequence ATGTCCAGTTTCAATCAAAACATCATAAAACACAAGATAGGTCTGCTGAATCTGGCGGAAGAACTCGGTAATGTTTCCAGAGCTTGCAAGCTGATGGGCTTTTCTCGGGACACCTTTTACCGGTATCATTCAGCCAAGGAAGAAGGCGGTGTGGAAGCACTTTTTGATAAGTCCCGTCGTAAACCGAACCTGAAGAATCGGGTAGATCAGGCAATCGAAGACGCAGTTGTTGTTTACGCAACTGACTTTCCTGCTCATGGACAAACAAGAACCAGTAATGAGCTAAGAAAGTTGGGCGTTTTTGTTTCGCCTTCAGGAGTTAGATCCATTTGGCTCCGGCACAATCTCCATAATTTCAAGCTCCGGTTGACTGCGCTGGAGAAGATTTCAGCAGAGCAAGGAGTTGTACTCACCGAGGCGCAGGTTCAGGCCCTTGAGAAGAAAAAGGATGATGATTTGGCCTGCGGTGAAATCGAAACAGCCCATCCTGGCTATCTGGGTAGTCAGGACACCTTCTATGTCGGCACAATCAAAGGCGTTGGGCGGATCTATCAGCAGACTTTTGTGGACACCTATTCCAAGTGGGCAGCCGCAAAGCTCTACACAACCAAAACGCCGATCACTGCAGCCGATATGCTCAACGACAAGGTCCTTCCTTTCTTCGCAGAGCAGGAAATGGGCATTTTACGCATGCTGACCGACAGAGGAACCGAGTATTGCGGATGCGTTGAGAAACACGATTACGAACTGTTTCTTGGCATTTGCGGCATCGAGCACACAAAGACTAAAGCACGTCACCCGCAAACAAACGGGATTTGCGAACGCTTCCACAAAACGATTCTGGATGAATTCTACAGGGTCACATTCAGACGTAAGATCTATACTTCACAGGAAGAATTGCAGACAGATCTTGATATCTGGATTGATGAATACAACACGCAACGATCTCATCAGGGAAAAATGTGTTGCGGTCGAACACCACTGGCAACTATGCTGGATGGAAAAGAACTCTGGAACGACAAGGTTCTGAGTTTAAACTAA